The following are from one region of the Leptospira neocaledonica genome:
- a CDS encoding peptidoglycan DD-metalloendopeptidase family protein yields MPSFQRHLILLSAFILISLNEVHAVYDRLPLKSLEYSDTKIIRVREEIKYNLQISVSNLDQKDLVHLRFLVYKVGPKDTFFKIMARTGMDLDTLSSVNELASPQDIYPGMELLIPNMRGVYDSEEHSSDESGRKKVAARFRISPKFLYYDDLRKSWFVPGRGLPKEEKNFFYGLVFSDPLAEEGRVSSKFGRRKDPFTKKDTFHGGIDLAAEEGTPVYASADGEVSFSGTRGGYGSLIVLKHGLGYETKYGHLSKLLVSPGTKVKKGQLIGEVGMSGRATGFHLHFEVLRNSLRQRPIFKGHV; encoded by the coding sequence CACGCGGTATACGATCGTCTCCCTTTAAAAAGTTTAGAATATTCGGATACAAAGATCATTCGAGTCAGAGAAGAAATAAAATATAATCTTCAAATTTCCGTTTCCAATTTGGATCAAAAAGATCTGGTCCATTTAAGATTCCTAGTCTACAAGGTAGGACCCAAAGATACTTTTTTTAAGATCATGGCCAGAACCGGAATGGACCTAGACACACTTTCCTCGGTAAACGAATTAGCATCTCCCCAAGACATCTATCCTGGGATGGAACTTTTGATTCCAAATATGAGAGGTGTTTACGATTCGGAAGAACACTCTTCCGACGAATCGGGGCGCAAAAAAGTCGCAGCCCGTTTTCGGATCTCTCCAAAGTTCTTATACTATGATGACCTCAGAAAATCCTGGTTCGTTCCAGGAAGAGGATTACCTAAAGAAGAGAAAAACTTTTTTTACGGATTAGTATTCTCCGATCCATTAGCTGAAGAAGGAAGAGTCAGTTCCAAATTTGGAAGAAGAAAGGACCCTTTTACCAAAAAGGATACTTTTCACGGTGGGATCGATCTTGCCGCGGAAGAAGGAACACCGGTATATGCTTCCGCAGACGGAGAAGTTTCCTTCTCCGGAACAAGAGGAGGTTACGGAAGCCTCATCGTTCTAAAACACGGATTGGGTTATGAAACCAAGTACGGACATTTAAGCAAATTATTGGTCTCTCCAGGTACAAAGGTTAAAAAAGGACAATTGATCGGAGAAGTCGGAATGAGCGGAAGAGCCACCGGATTTCATTTACATTTTGAAGTATTAAGAAATAGTTTGAGACAAAGGCCCATATTTAAGGGTCATGTCTGA